One Brassica napus cultivar Da-Ae chromosome A5, Da-Ae, whole genome shotgun sequence DNA window includes the following coding sequences:
- the LOC106453042 gene encoding microtubule-binding protein TANGLED: MVARTPQKQRKVAMVVAPPLNSDLLRETINKVDKCMERLQELQYTIAGGTKVVSGVNLSPRSTRTYLKTSLRCKQETLRIKNANNKKSPIGKFPASSPGDWRKMSLPAMLLGETVNEILQASQVTKDIVDALAPKKSRKLRRSIMPEEDEDGPKTPETHQKSKEQNHETVSSNIKARRKKEKQNKRSEPTSPRARSRIVFKIVSPQTKAEKVQVKANRVSPKHKPWGKKTVLFPNPLFISGSSTQQAKFSRTMSPVIARSDLTTSSKNTKKETPHKFLVKSPTKSPSKFQVRIKSPPKVSVSPNRNGSNLARKSPIRSASLGKKSPPKLSAAGKLRRSFTPTRNGSNVARKSSVSPKRVTLRAFISPARNCDLGKKSPKASISPSKKTQKLSTAAKLRRSFSPSRLAMRLVSPMKSRKSVGRCDDDEKGMMVSGLRQRPVIVPKRFSMGRIS, from the exons ATGGTTGCAAGAACCCCACAAAAGCAGAGGAAAGTGGCGATGGTGGTGGCGCCTCCTCTCAACTCAGATCTTCTCagagaaacaatcaacaag GTTGATAAATGTATGGAGAGACTGCAAGAGCTGCAATACACAATAGCAGGAGGAACCAAAGTTGTCTCTGGTGTGAACCTTAGCCCTAGAAGCACTAGAACTTACTTGAAGACTAGCCTTAGATGCAAACAAGAAACTTTAAG GATCAAGAATGCTAATAACAAGAAATCTCCAATAGGAAAGTTTCCAGCTTCTTCACCAG GAGACTGGAGGAAAATGTCACTACCAGCAATGCTATTAGGAGAGACGGTAAACGAAATCTTACAAGCCTCACAGGTCACCAAAGACATTGTAGACGCACTAGCACCAAAGAAGAGTAGAAAGTTAAGAAGATCAATAAtgccagaagaagatgaagatggccCTAAAACACCTGAGACCCATCAGAAATCCAAAGAGCAGAACCATGAAACTGTCAGCAGCAATATCAAAGCGAGAAGGAAGAAAGAGAAGCAGAACAAACGGTCAGAACCAACTTCACCTAGGGCTCGTTCAAGAATCGTGTTCAAGATCGTCTCTCCACAGACAAAAGCAGAGAAGGTTCAAGTAAAGGCTAATAGGGTTTCACCAAAGCATAAGCCTTGGGGGAAAAAAACGGTTCTGTTCCCAAACCCTTTGTTTATTTCTGGTTCCTCCACGCAACAAGCCAAGTTCAGTAGAACAATGTCACCGGTGATAGCTAGAAGTGACCTAACAACCAGCAGCAAGAACACTAAGAAAGAGACGCCACACAAGTTCTTGGTCAAGTCTCCTACCAAATCACCGTCCAAGTTTCAGGTCAGGATCAAGAGCCCGCCTAAAGTATCGGTTTCTCCCAACAGAAACGGAAGTAACTTGGCTCGCAAGTCACCGATAAGAAGCGCTTCCTTGGGAAAGAAGTCTCCGCCAAAGCTATCAGCTGCTGGGAAGCTCAGAAGATCATTTACTCCAACGAGAAACGGGAGTAACGTGGCCCGCAAGTCGTCCGTTTCTCCCAAAAGAGTCACCCTTCGAGCATTTATATCTCCGGCAAGAAACTGTGACTTAGGAAAGAAGTCACCTAAAGCCTCCATTTCTCCGAGCAAGAAGACGCAGAAGCTATCAACTGCAGCAAAGCTGAGGAGGTCGTTTTCGCCATCAAGGCTAGCAATGAGGCTGGTGTCTCCAATGAAGAGCAGGAAAAGTGTTGGGAGgtgtgatgatgatgagaagggCATGATGGTGAGTGGCTTGAGACAGCGTCCGGTTATAGTTCCTAAGAGATTCTCGATGGGGAGAATCTcataa
- the LOC106453044 gene encoding pentatricopeptide repeat-containing protein At3g05340 — MNSRWVIQKLTPHIPSCLSTILCTSKILIQQSPSHKVSTFLLNHVDISLLLSICGREGWFPHLGPSLHASVVKSPEFFEPVDADVHRNALVVWNSLLALYVRNGELIDARKLFDEMPMRDNVSRNTVFNGFMKNREIESGFVLLKRMLTPGGFDQATLTIALSVCDTPELCFVTKMIHALAVLSGFDNVIPMGNSLITSYYKCGCSVSGKRVFDEMVQRNVITWTAVITGLVQNELHEDGLRLFCLMRRGVVQPNSVTYLSALSACSGSQRVMEGRQIHALLWKVGIESELRVESMLMDMYSKCGSIEDAWNVFESAEETDEVSMTVMLAGLAQNGSEEEAIHFFIRMLQDGVEIDANVVSAVLGVSFVDNSLGLGKQLHSLVIKRRFSGNTFVSNGLINMYSKCGDLDDSLNVFRRMSERNYVSWNSMIASFARHGHGLAALKLYEEMIRQDVKPTDVTFLSLLHACSHVKLINKGQELLKQMLDVHGIEPRTAHYACIVDMLGRAGRLEEAKSFIDSMPMKPDSLVWQALLGACSFYGDTQIGRYAAEQLFLSAPDSSAPHILMANIYSSRGQWKEREKTIKRMKAMGVSKETGVSWIEIENQTHRFVADDKLHPQAESIHDVLSELFVVMIDEGYIHDKRLLST, encoded by the coding sequence ATGAATTCGAGATGGGTGATTCAGAAACTCACCCCTCACATTCCCTCTTGCCTCTCTACCATCTTATGCACTTCGAAAATCCTAATCCAGCAGAGCCCAAGTCACAAAGTCTCCACCTTTCTCCTCAACCACGTCGACATCAGCCTCCTCTTATCCATCTGCGGCAGAGAAGGCTGGTTTCCTCATCTGGGTCCTTCCCTCCACGCCTCTGTTGTCAAAAGCCCCGAGTTTTTCGAGCCCGTTGATGCTGACGTCCATCGAAACGCTCTCGTTGTTTGGAACTCTCTTCTCGCTCTGTACGTTAGAAACGGAGAGTTAATTGATGCGCGCAAGTTGTTCGACGAAATGCCCATGAGAGATAATGTTTCTCGGAACACGGTGTTTAATGGGTTTATGAAGAACAGAGAGATAGAGTCTGGTTTTGTGTTGCTTAAGAGAATGCTTACACCCGGTGGGTTTGATCAAGCGACCTTGACGATTGCTTTATCGGTTTGTGATACTCCAGAGCTCTGTTTTGTTACCAAGATGATTCATGCTTTAGCTGTTTTAAGCGGTTTTGACAATGTAATCCCCATGGGGAACAGTTTGATCACGTCTTATTACAAATGTGGGTGTTCTGTTTCTGGGAAACGGGTTTTTGATGAGATGGTGCAAAGAAATGTTATAACTTGGACGGCTGTGATTACTGGTTTGGTGCAGAATGAGTTGCATGAAGATGGTTTaagattgttttgtttgatgCGTAGAGGAGTGGTTCAGCCGAACTCAGTAACTTATCTGAGTGCTCTATCTGCTTGTTCAGGCTCGCAGAGAGTTATGGAAGGGAGACAGATTCATGCTCTTTTGTGGAAAGTTGGGATTGAATCAGAGCTACGCGTTGAGAGTATGCTAATGGATATGTACTCCAAATGTGGAAGCATTGAAGACGCCTGGAATGTTTTTGAGTCGGCTGAAGAAACTGATGAAGTTTCGATGACTGTGATGTTAGCTGGTTTAGCACAAAACGGGTCAGAGGAAGAAGCTATACACTTCTTCATTAGAATGCTTCAAGACGGTGTAGAAATCGATGCAAATGTGGTTTCGGCAGTTCTTGGAGTCTCGTTTGTGGATAACTCTTTGGGTCTAGGCAAGCAGCTTCACTCTTTGGTTATAAAACGAAGATTCTCCGGTAACACCTTTGTTAGCAACGGACTCATCAACATGTACTCAAAATGCGGAGATCTGGATGATTCACTCAATGTCTTTAGACGAATGTCGGAAAGGAACTACGTTTCATGGAACTCGATGATTGCATCGTTTGCACGCCATGGACACGGATTAGCTGCCTTGAAACTATACGAAGAGATGATAAGGCAAGACGTGAAGCCAACAGATGTTACCTTTTTGTCACTGCTCCATGCTTGTAGCCATGTAAAGCTGATCAACAAAGGGCAAGAGCTCTTGAAACAGATGCTAGATGTCCATGGAATCGAGCCTAGGACAGCGCATTATGCGTGTATCGTTGACATGTTGGGGCGAGCTGGTCGGTTAGAAGAAGCAAAGAGCTTTATAGACTCAATGCCAATGAAACCGGACTCTCTGGTTTGGCAGGCGTTGCTTGGTGCTTGTAGTTTCTATGGTGACACTCAGATAGGGAGATATGCAGCTGAGCAGTTGTTTCTCTCTGCACCTGATAGCTCAGCCCCTCATATTCTGATGGCCAACATATACTCATCGAGAGGACAgtggaaagaaagagagaagacgaTCAAGAGAATGAAAGCAATGGGAGTGAGTAAAGAAACAGGAGTAAGTTGGATTGAAATCGAGAATCAAACACATAGATTTGTTGCCGACGACAAGTTGCATCCACAAGCAGAGTCTATACATGATGTTCTCTCTGAACTGTTTGTTGTTATGATAGATGAAGGTTACATACATGATAAGAGGTTACTCTCTACATGA
- the LOC125609143 gene encoding cyclin-P3-1-like has translation METSVNSTNSSLYQWLGLIEDYDQPSTSTLPRVITLLALILGKMIQKNEKSLHTRHNKEGEITMFHGSRAPSMNIHRYTERVYRYARCSPACFVAAFAYILRYLETPVATSMTPRLTSLNVHRLLITSLLVAAKFLDRKCYNNAYYAKIGGVSTEEMNRLERTFLFDVDFRLNITAEMFERHCLMLQRETVACEPRKLRTVLGEVTCSCQAI, from the exons ATGGAAACTTCTGTAAACTCTACCAACTCATCTCTCTACCAATGGTTAGGTCTTATAGAAGATTATGATCAGCCTTCTACTTCTACCCTTCCTAGAGTCATCACCCTTCTCGCTTTAATTCTTGGGAAGATGATCCAAAAGAATGAAAAGTCACTCCACACAAGACACAACAA GGAGGGAGAGATCACTATGTTCCATGGATCAAGAGCACCATCGATGAACATTCATCGCTACACAGAGAGAGTCTATAGGTACGCTCGCTGTAGCCCTGCGTGCTTCGTGGCAGCATTTGCTTACATCCTGAGGTATCTAGAAACACCAGTGGCTACAAGCATGACTCCTCGTCTCACATCACTCAACGTTCATCGCCTTCTCATCACCAGTCTCTTGGTAGCAGCCAAATTCTTGGACCGCAA GTGTTATAACAATGCGTATTATGCAAAAATCGGAGGAGTGAGCACGGAGGAGATGAATAGGCTGGAGAGAACGTTCTTGTTCGATGTTGATTTTAGACTAAATATTACAGCAGAGATGTTTGAGAGACACTGTCTAATGTTGCAGAGAGAAACGGTGGCTTGTGAGCCAAGGAAACTTAGGACAGTTCTTGGAGAGGTAACTTGTAGCTGCCAAGCGATCTAA